The sequence CTTACCGTGCGCGACGTCTCTAGAAACGATCCCAAGGCCGGCCATGACATGTGTGTGCATCTCTCCCCAACGTCCAAGCATATTCGCAGAAGCTGCGAGGGCAAGCGACAAGCTGACGACTTTGGCAGACGAGTTCAAGTCCTTGGCAAGAGCCATGGCCTTTCCGTAGTGTGTAATGGCGCGAGTAGAAAGCTCTTCGATATCCGTGTTGCCCTTTGCAGCTGCAGCTGGAGCCTCTGTCCTCTGATGAAGGGCCCCTAATGCGATCGCCGCATGCCATATAGCAGGTTCGCCGTGTGCCAACTGCAAGACGCTCTTCTGCCAGAAACTCGACGGAAACAAGCTGCATGTGCTGGGGACAGTGACAGTGCGGAAAAAGGCAAAGTAGCTTGGGTCATCTGACGATATTGGTCTGGACGGAGGGGCTTGAGTAAGGGCCCGTGAGACAGGGCCAATTACAGACAGTTGCTTGACAGCTTCGACAAGCTGTCGGCGTGGCATGAAGCTTTCTTCGGAGAGATAGCCGTCGCAGACACGCTTGGTGGACTGGCACCTCTTGCACTGCGGCTTTGCCTCGTCGCATTTTACACGACGGATTCTGGCCTGGTGTCAGTGATGGCGCTGTAGAGTCATATAAGATGGACCTACCTGCAGGTGATGCAGCCCTTCTTTGACCTGGCCATGAGATAGTCAGCTGCTGAGCGAAGGAAGCTAATAGGTTGTGAAGGATGCTCGTTCTAGgctgaagttgaagaagataCGTCTTGACTCAGCCCTACCAGCATTCAGCGACGTTTTAACAAGTCACACCCTCAAGTCTGTGCCGTCTGGGGGCGCGCAAGGATCACGCAGGGGCCCTGGTCCAGGCATGTCAGAGTTTAGCATGAAGCAGATACGAAGAGTACGAGGACCAGGGTTCTAAACCCTTTTCGGCCATTCCCGAGCAGTGTAATAACTGATGAATTATTGAGCTTGGAGGGACCGAGCTTGGTCCTAACAACTTGAGAGCATTCGTCTATTAGGTGCACTTTGAGGAACCATAAGAACGCATAAACTGTTTGAAATAAACAACGTAGGGATGAATAACCGTTTATGGAACTAACCACATCAACCAATACTCGTAAACCAACCAACCCCCGGGGAGAGAATCCTGTGCTGTGGGTGACCAGGCAAGGATATGTATGACAGGTCTCACAGCTCAACACCGATCACACCCTGACCATGTTGCAATAGGTGCGAGCTGATAAGGTGattctcctccttgagctaGCAAAAAGAAACCTCCAGCGGgcaaaaacatacaacagcgggtATTCGCTAATCGTCACCGACTtaactactaatccgccccttattagcttatctatgggagagcggacgggatcccgagtttTCTAAtaggtatggtcgtatgtgatAGCTTGGATACCTGATTTTGCTTATAATGGGCTTGAAAGCTCAAAGATTTAAGTCGATTGGCGCCTGAGCCTGGGAGTTCACTTGTCAAGTGTGGTGGTGGGTGAGGCAAGCCATTCTTCAAAGTGGAGCGGATACTTGAGGTATTCATCGACTTGTTACTAATGACTTGGGATTGTTCTGAAAACGCCTTGTTTACTACTATTACAGACCTGAAGTATTGCGAACCCCCCTTTGATCTATTCTTGTTCACTTTTCGCTCCCTGACTTGTCCATGCCCTCCTCCCCACCCTCCTGCCTCTGCTTTCCAACATCCTTCTTCACACTTAGCCACTCCATCGATAACGCGCCGAGCATGGTCAAGCACACCAGAATCAATCCTACCCGGAAGACGGTTCGAATTGATTCGTTGTAAGCGACCAGGACCGTCGTTTTGATCGATGGCGGTAAATGTGTTAGGGAAGTTGCGCCAGAGTTCAGAATGTTTTCGGCACTGAATCCTGGGACGGACGACAAACGATGAAGAAGCTGGTTGTTGATCATGTTCTGAGCCACCGAGACAAAGATCGTTCCACCTAACAACTGAGAGAAGAACATGAGGGAGGCGCCAATGGGGATATCCTTCTTTGTCAACACGGTCTGAGCAGCGAGGTTCGGAGCCTGAGAGACAGAACCCATGCCCCAGCCGTAAAGGATTTGATAGCCGATCAACTTGGGTGTAGAAGTATCGACGTGTAGCGTGGTTAATAGGCCAGCACCGACACTCATGAAGCACACTCCAAGAATCATGAAGGGTGTGTAGTAGCCGATACGCTTCACAAGTATGCCCGTTGAAAGAGACGCTACTACCACAGAGAGTACGGTAGGGAGAATGCGGAAACCTGAGTCTACCGCCGAGACTCCCTGAATGGCTTGGAACCATATGGGCAAGTAGTAGGCTGGGTCTGAGTTAGTAGAGGCCTGGCTAATCGGATTACTGGAGAACTCACTAAAGATCATCATCTGCGAGCCTATGCAGAGTGTTGCGAAGAAGCCGGCTGCGATGCTGCGCTGCATAAAGATTCTGGGTGGTATGGTAGCCGTTTTTGGTAGAAAGACTTGGACCATGGCGAAGCCCAGCAGCAGGAGACCGGCAAGAGCAAGGAGAACGATAACGCGCCCATCGTTCCACTGGATGATCAATCAGACCCTGATATTGCTTTGGACCTTTGTACTTACTGCATGTACCAACCCGCCCCATTGAAGTGCCAGAACCAAGCAGACAGTACCTGGTATGAAGAGAACTGTGCCATAGATATCCAACTGCAAAATCTTGGACTTGAGAGAGAGCTTTGTCTTGTCCTGGTCAGGAATATTGAGGAGAAGCTGTATCACAACCATGGCCACTCCTCCAAGAGGGAGATTGATATAGAAGCACCATCTCCAGGTGACTTTGGAAGTGAATACTCCTCCAAGCAACGGCCCAACAACAGATGCAGTGCCAAAAACGGCACCGAACATGCCTTGGTATAGTGGGCGTTTGTGTAACGGAACGGAGTGGACAATCACGACCATCTGGGTGCAGTGAGAATTTTAGAAATCTTGATAATAACTCCGGGCGACAAAGGGTTCCTTGATAACACTTACCACGCCGGTCATGATACCCGCCGCTCCCAAGCCCGCAATGGCCCGGCCAATGATGAAGACGGTCGAGTTTGGTGCTGCGCCGCAGATAGTAGAGCCGATCTCAAAGAGTAGGATTACGGACAAGAGTGTCCTCTTGATGCTCAAAAACGAGTAGATCTTTCCAAAAAGAAGCTGAAAGGCGCATAGTGTCAGAAGATAGGCAGAGCCGTACCACCCGATATCAGTAACAGCGTTGAAGTCATCCGTGATTTGGGGAATGGCTGTCGTGATAATCAGTCTATCCTATAAGTTGTTAGTTCCAGTGCCTCTATTCGTGATACGGGTCGGCTCACCAAAGAAACAAGAAACATTGCAGCAAAGACAGAGGTGATGAGTAAACCGAGCCTTAGACCGGAAGGATATGTTGGCTCTTCGGGAGTAGTCTGTGTGGGTGTAGTGCTTGGAGCATCATTTGTATCGGGTGTCGCTGGTTCGGAAATGGCTGTGGTTCCATTGCGGTCGAGAGATCCAGGGACTGGTTTATCTCTCTTCTTATTTCCAAAGAACATTGCGTCAGGCTTGAAGGAAAAGTTGTAATACTCGCTGTGATGAAGAGGCTAGGTAGGGAGGCGCGTAGACTTTGGCTGCCGAAGTGCTGACTCTCTGGTGGGGTGAAGAAAGAGATCAAGATCTTAAAGAAAGACCacattaataagtaaatcaTTAATGGAGGGCCCCGACCTTCTGCTGGTACGATCGTAAAGGGGAGAAAGGCGCCCGAGGTGGATCGGCCCCGAGTGCCGAGAGCCCCGATTGCGTCTCGGGCCCGAAAGCTCCCAAATAGGGAAGGGGACTTTACCTCTCTGATTTGACCGTAACCCATTTTCATTCGATTTTCATTCGATTTTCATCCGATTTTAATCTGATTGTTATTCGAATTTGATTCAAATGTAACTCGATTCTCCTACAGGCTACCAGTGATTCACTGCCATGGCGGCCTCCAGTGCCATCTCTTTCTATGCAGGACTTTCGTGACACACTAGCAACCCAACCCTCCTATTCATATCGCGCTTTCATAGATATCTAGGCTAAAAAATAATGTTTAATTTCCACGGCTCAAGGCTCGGCCGGTGCCACACGCTCGGCCAGCCCCGAATCAGTGCATGGCTCCATCTGATGGAGTGGTTCAGGCCTGTTACACGGAGTGCCCTTTGCCCGCCTGACGCGTAGCTACACTTCAGTACTGAAAGGTGCGCCTTATCGTAATATATGAGACTGAAGACAGCACGATTAGGCGTAGCAAGGATGGCAATGCTAATGTATTATGAGGTATTCACCATATTATTACATCATTTGCTCAGCGCAAGCGACGCCGCGCATTCAACAGCAAATCCAAAGCTTCTCGCGTACCATCCCGGACCCCAATAACTCAACTCAAGATTATGCGGCGCAGCCCTAATGATGCTCGTGTCTATCCTGGTGCTCATGGGCAAGGCCGCGACAATATCCTTGAGATGCTCATCCGTAGCAACCCAATAATGATCCTTCTCAGCAATTGCAACCATGATGGGCGCGGTGACCTTGGCACCCCATTTCTCCTTCCATGTGGGAAGCCACGACGCTTTCAACGCGACAATCTCATCGAAGGGCATGGCGTGGTCGATTCGTTGTGACTGGGCGTACACCTGCTCGTCGGCTGTTCCTGGTAGCAGTAGAGTACTATCCTTGACCTGAATAGGGATGTTGATATGCGTAGGGGGAGGGTTCGGCTGCGCAGTATGGCCACCAGTGGGTTTTAGGAGAGAGCCAAAGCCAGATATAACGATGCCTCCCAATGGGTAAGTTGCGCTCTTAGAGCCAGTTGCATGCAGTGAAGCCCCTACAAGGGCACCGTTAACACCGAGACTATGACAATGCAGGACAATGCTGTTGCAGTCATTTGGAACTCCGAATTCCTTCCATAGGGCTGGGAGGATGTATTGATGCAGCTTGGTGCCCCATTCTTCAGGGAAGCTGGATCCTTCTGGGATGGGCGTGACAGGAGTTGAATCAACGTATCCAGGACGGTCAATGGCCACAAACGGAACTGACAGAGAGTCGCTTGTCAAACTGGCCGTGTAATCGGGAGTAGCGTCAAAGTATCCGCTGTTATAGCAGCCACCGTGAAGGCCAACGACCAGTGGGCAGTACTTTGGCCTGGACGGCTGTTGTGCGGGAATATGGCGTATTCCCGACACGGTGGTGTTGTCAGCAAGGACAAGCTTGAAGGCGTCCATGGTAAATATTCCGACAAGTGCTTCTGTGATGTTGCACAAGTTCGCCGATCGATAGCCTCGTCTCACCAAGAACGATAAATTACGCAGATTAAGCGAGACTAGAGTTGCTGACAAATAATCCACCACTGGAATGCGCTGATAATGGCCCCGTTGTTGCGGTCTGGCCCCATCGGATGTGACGGTCCAACTCTAACCTTCacatcctccttggcctttccAGACTCAGTGGAGATCGGCAATAATAGTTGCAATCCCATAATGTCAGAGGCCGAGAGACAAGAATCTCCCCCGTCGACAGagggagaagcagcagcacaaGACGTGCCTCGCGACCCGCACATCGACGTGGATGATGCACCCGCAGATGAGGGGTACGCAACCGACGCGCAGTCGACCACCTCGACGTCGATAGCCTCCAGCGTGCGAGACTATCAGTTTGAGAATAGTCGCAGGTACCACAAGTTCAAGGAAGGCCTGTATCAGTTCCCGAATGATGTGCCCGAGCAGGAGCGGGAGGACATGAAGCACACCGTCGCTGTCCACCTGCTGGGCGGCAAGCTGCATAATGCGCCGCTCAAGGACCCGCAAAAGATAGTAGACATTGGCACAGGAACGGGCAGCTGGGCGATCGACAGTGCGCCATGAGTTGATCCAGTGTCTAAAACACATGCTGACTAGTTTCTTCAGTGGGCGACGAGTATCCAGGTGCTGAAGTCATTGGCATCGACCTGAGCCCTATTCAACCGCCTTGGGTTCCTCCAAATGTCAGATTCCTCGTTGATGACGCCGAGGCGCCTTGGCTCTTTGGCCAAGACTCGCTAGACTTGGTCCACATGCGAAACATGTCGACGGCAATCAAGGATTGGGATACGCTCCTTGGGCAGGCATACAGGTACATCCGAAATACCCTTGAAAGCAGCACAGCTGACATGTCACTTTCAGCAACCTTAAGCCTGGTGGTTGGATCGAGCTGCCCGAATTTCGCTGGGTATATGGCTGTGACGATGGAACCATGCACCCTGACTACACGCCCCCAAAGATGGTGGCCAACATTAAGGAGGGATTGGCCAAGTTTGGGGTTGACATGCACGCGTCCGAGAAAAATGAGGAGAGAATAAGGAAAGCAGGTTTTGTCAACGTCCGACACCAGATCAAAAAGGTACCCGTCGGACCGTGGCCCAAGGACCGCAGCCTCAAGACTATAGGCCTCTACAACAGGAGCATCATTTACGATGGTCTGCAGGCCATTACTATGGGGCCTTTTACTCGAGGCCTGGGTTGGACGCCTGAGGAAGTAGAGGTCTTTCTTGTCAAGGTGCGGAAGGACTTGATGGATTCTTCTGTGCACTCTTATGTGCATTTCCATTCTCTGTGTGCACAGAAGCCGAAGGCAGCCTGATGAATTGACTTCAAATGCCCAGATTGACATGTATATTGAGAAATTCTTACCCCCTCTTTGTTCAGGTGATACGGGGCATGGATGTAAACCGTATGCAAGCCGTCCGAGGAGGGCCTCTGGGCAGAAAAGGTCACCTTGACAGCAGAACATGTCAACCTTAACCTGTAGTGACACGTCAGAGTGAAACAAGGACCCTTGAATATCCTAAATTTATCATTCAAGCCGTCCCGCGCTACTACTAACTAAAACCGGAGATCTTCGCTGGCAACAGGACAAACACTGGCTGAACGACCATCTGCTGTAACATGTCAGCTATCACCAACCTCAACCGCCTCTATATCGCTGACTCAGTGCAGGCCACGTAGGTTTCTCAATGATGCCACAGCGTCAATTGTGCATGTGCAACGTTCAAAGATCCAATCACGTCCCTCGGTCAGTTGCCGCGCCCTCTCCCAACAAGCCACGGAACCCGTTCCGCCGAAAACTCACTCATCGTTCCGCAATGTCTCGGCCTCAACTAGTTACGTCAGCCCACGATGCACCTATTGACAAATGAGTCACCGCTATTTGTCTAGAAAAGCCCGGCCTAGTTCCGTCTACTCTTTGTTCTGTCCACTCTTGTTCTGTCAATTACAAACCTCAACTTTCACCATGTCTGTCGAAACCGAACGCGCCGCATCTCTCGTGGATGCTCAGAGAAAGGCAATTGAGCTTTTCAACGAGATTGAGCGAGACCTCATTCGCCCTGGCATCAGCGAGAAGGAACTCAACGACAAGATTCATGCTTTGGGAACTGAGCGCCATGGAGTGAGGACACATTGGCACAAGCGAGTCATTCGAAGCGGACCCAACACATTGAAGCCATTCGAGGAGAATCCCCCAGACCGAatcatcgaggaggatgacatcCTCATTGTCGATCTTGGACCTGTGTTTGAGGCGTGGGAAGCAGACTTTGGACGCACATATGTCCTCGGCGATGACCCCCACAAGATCAAACTCCGCGATGCACTCCAGCCCATCTGGGTAGACGTCAAGGCGAAATACGACAAGAACCCGGATATGACGGGAGAGGAGCTCTACAAGATTGCTTCTGCCgctgctgagaaggagggctTCACATTTGGTGCCCCCATTGCGGGCCATCTAGTGGGGTCGTTCCCGCATGAACGCATTCCTCGCGACAAGATCAGCTTGTACATCGCCGATGGGAACAACAACTCGATGAACTCGACTGGAAAGGATGGGCACAAAAGGCATTGGATTCTCGAGATTCACCTTCATGACAAGGAACGTGGGTTCGGAGGCTTCACTGAGCAGCTTCTGACAGCAGAGTAAGAGTAATGGATGATGGGACAGGATGGGGAAAGGAACCAGTTGGGGTTCAACACTCCAAAAGAATGCTCAGAGATATAAAGTTATCGTTTGTGGTAATAGGTTGTATTGATACAGGAGGATGGATCTATTCAACTTGCATCTCATACAGGAATCCAATGACTAACATCAGTGCACGGGCCTTGACGAGATTCACGCAGCCTGCTTAAACGGCCCAGGGAATAACCATTCCGCAATGAGCTTCTGGCTGTGCTTGGCTTTAGGTTCAGCATCCAAGGCATGAACTTTGTCCCTGTGCACCGACTCCATCTGTTTGTGGTGATCAAAGCTGTGGACCTGATCCGGAACAAGCAGCCACTTGTAGCTTCCATTCTCCCTTGAATCCTCGAAGCAGTAATTTTCGTCATCAAGAATGAGCTCCCCAACAGGAGCTGGTTCATCCTTGCCCACTCTCACCTCACCAACAGGACGACCAGCTAAGCCACAAATCATCCTGTGTGAGTCACCCACGAGCATGTCGAGCTCACAAGCAATCATGAAGACATATGGAGGCAAGGCATCCTTCGAAGCGTAGATGGGGCTCAGGAGGGGATCCTGTAGATCTTGACCATGTGGGATATAAGCCCAGTCAAAGATTGGAGAGAGGCGCAGCAGCCAATCTGTAGGTCGAGCACGAAAACCTCCTAGCGAAGGTTTGTATCTCCGCGTCTGAGTCTTGTAATTGCGATCGATAGACATATCCACGGGCGCATACAAtgagatgatggccttgatgcgACGAATGCCATCTCCACTGCCGCACATGCTGGGGAGAGTGGATACGGAGAGTGCAAGGTTACCACCAGCTGAGAAGCCTGCGATGGCAACTCGATCTTTATCGATTGGGAGCGACGAGTCAGACAGTGCTGCTAGGATAAGCTGCTCCAGGTCGTAT comes from Fusarium falciforme chromosome 11, complete sequence and encodes:
- a CDS encoding Peptidase-M24 domain-containing protein gives rise to the protein MSVETERAASLVDAQRKAIELFNEIERDLIRPGISEKELNDKIHALGTERHGVRTHWHKRVIRSGPNTLKPFEENPPDRIIEEDDILIVDLGPVFEAWEADFGRTYVLGDDPHKIKLRDALQPIWVDVKAKYDKNPDMTGEELYKIASAAAEKEGFTFGAPIAGHLVGSFPHERIPRDKISLYIADGNNNSMNSTGKDGHKRHWILEIHLHDKERGFGGFTEQLLTAE
- a CDS encoding Abhydrolase-3 domain-containing protein: MASSPSDLDSARSQFNEPPPTLTTIYYTIFTYLLYYINRAGQRVTSMKARLASKPNDPPNSTKSYPCRPKLPIRVFMPKSYHGSSGQNLPTLFTVHGGGFVMGNPQNDDAWNRYFSDTYSVLVIALDYPKAPSARFPTAIYDLEQLILAALSDSSLPIDKDRVAIAGFSAGGNLALSVSTLPSMCGSGDGIRRIKAIISLYAPVDMSIDRNYKTQTRRYKPSLGGFRARPTDWLLRLSPIFDWAYIPHGQDLQDPLLSPIYASKDALPPYVFMIACELDMLVGDSHRMICGLAGRPVGEVRVGKDEPAPVGELILDDENYCFEDSRENGSYKWLLVPDQVHSFDHHKQMESVHRDKVHALDAEPKAKHSQKLIAEWLFPGPFKQAA